A single window of Thermodesulfobacteriota bacterium DNA harbors:
- the pyk gene encoding pyruvate kinase, translating to MNDLRPRKTKIVCTLGPASESPAVLKSLIQAGMDVVRLNFSHGTHEEHLNKIKEIRRLSDQLQKPVAILQDLSGPKIRVGRVKEGGVELKRGEKFTLTNRKISGDERGVSVNYASLPREVKAGDTLLLADGAIELQVLKSNGQDIECQVTVGGRLTSNKGINFPTGTIRISPFTKKDRDDLLFGLRNGVDMVSLSYVKDAGDIERVKGFLKKYSSSLPVIAKIERKEALERIDEILSVSDGIMVARGDLGVETPIEKIPNVQKRLILKANGLGKPVITATQMLRSMVDQNRPTRAEVTDVVNAIYDGTDAVMLSEETAIGRFPVETVRMMAKIATAAEEEFPHHRFIERGSEGEGGLPEAISHAASILSERVKAVAIVVPTESGSTARWVSRLRPRQPILALSRHYSTVRSLNLCWGVYPILVSDWRDTDDMLERAKQVPKKIGMASKGDRIVIIAGVPISIPGTTNLIKVEVVE from the coding sequence ATGAACGACCTCCGCCCACGAAAGACGAAGATCGTCTGTACCCTCGGTCCCGCGAGCGAATCCCCGGCCGTCCTCAAATCGCTGATCCAGGCCGGGATGGACGTGGTCCGGCTCAATTTTTCTCACGGAACGCACGAGGAGCATCTCAACAAGATCAAGGAGATCCGGAGGCTCTCCGACCAACTTCAGAAGCCTGTGGCCATCCTTCAGGACCTTTCCGGACCGAAGATCCGGGTCGGCAGGGTGAAGGAGGGAGGCGTGGAATTGAAACGGGGTGAGAAATTCACCCTGACCAACCGGAAGATCTCGGGAGATGAGAGAGGCGTCTCTGTCAACTATGCGTCTCTTCCAAGGGAGGTGAAGGCTGGAGACACCCTCCTCCTGGCCGATGGGGCCATCGAACTTCAGGTCCTGAAGAGCAATGGCCAGGACATCGAGTGCCAGGTGACGGTGGGAGGACGGCTCACCTCTAACAAGGGGATCAACTTTCCGACCGGCACGATCCGTATCTCCCCCTTTACCAAGAAGGACAGAGACGATCTTCTCTTCGGCCTTCGGAACGGTGTGGACATGGTGAGCCTCTCCTATGTGAAGGATGCGGGGGATATCGAGAGGGTGAAGGGTTTCTTGAAGAAATATTCCTCCTCCCTTCCGGTCATCGCCAAGATCGAGAGGAAGGAGGCCCTGGAGAGGATCGACGAGATCCTCTCGGTCTCCGATGGCATCATGGTCGCCCGTGGAGATTTGGGCGTGGAGACTCCGATTGAGAAGATCCCCAATGTTCAGAAGAGGCTGATCCTGAAGGCCAACGGCCTGGGAAAGCCGGTGATCACCGCGACCCAGATGCTCCGGTCGATGGTCGATCAGAACCGGCCCACCCGGGCAGAGGTGACCGATGTGGTCAACGCCATCTACGACGGGACCGATGCGGTCATGCTCTCGGAGGAGACGGCCATTGGGCGGTTCCCCGTGGAGACGGTCCGGATGATGGCCAAAATCGCCACGGCGGCCGAAGAGGAATTCCCCCACCATCGGTTTATCGAGAGAGGAAGCGAAGGGGAGGGCGGCCTTCCAGAGGCGATCAGCCATGCGGCCTCGATCCTCTCCGAGAGGGTGAAGGCCGTGGCCATTGTCGTTCCCACGGAGTCTGGGAGCACGGCACGATGGGTGTCGAGGTTACGTCCGCGGCAGCCCATCCTCGCCCTGAGCCGCCATTATTCCACCGTCAGAAGCCTCAATCTCTGTTGGGGGGTCTATCCGATCCTCGTCTCCGATTGGAGGGACACGGACGATATGCTCGAGCGGGCGAAACAGGTCCCCAAGAAGATCGGGATGGCCTCCAAAGGGGACCGGATCGTCATCATCGCGGGGGTTCCCATCAGCATCCCCGGCACCACCAACTTGATCAAGGTGGAGGTCGTGGAATAA
- the hflK gene encoding FtsH protease activity modulator HflK: protein MAWQDDDYGRRSRPPTMEEVLGGVRERFRGWGSRKFLIALLALPVLLWLASGIYIVGPGEEGVVRQFGKEVDRTPPGLRYRLPWPIQTHNVVHLTKVRRAEIGFRTDPYSGKVKPEPKEALMLTGDENIVDAQLFVQYVVKDPSQFLFRVRNPEAVLKSSAEVALRSVVGRNTIDFTMTEGRVVVQDEIKKYLQALLDEYETGLMVTEARLLVVDPPEEVKDAFHDVVRAWEDRERLVREAEGYREDLIPKAKGEAAQMVQAGEAYKEQRVIRAQGDAGRYLDVLKAYRKGREVTRERLYLETLEKILAGKEKYILPPDGGSVLKWLPLKEGASVKEKEGKKE, encoded by the coding sequence ATGGCTTGGCAGGACGATGATTACGGGAGAAGGTCGAGGCCTCCGACGATGGAGGAGGTCCTGGGTGGCGTTCGGGAAAGGTTCAGGGGGTGGGGAAGCAGAAAATTTCTCATCGCCCTCTTGGCCCTTCCAGTCCTCCTCTGGCTGGCCTCCGGGATTTACATCGTCGGTCCGGGCGAGGAAGGGGTGGTCCGGCAGTTCGGAAAGGAGGTGGACCGGACGCCTCCTGGGTTGCGGTACCGGCTTCCCTGGCCCATTCAGACCCACAACGTCGTCCACCTGACCAAGGTGAGACGGGCCGAGATCGGTTTCAGGACGGACCCCTATTCTGGAAAGGTGAAGCCCGAGCCGAAGGAGGCCCTGATGCTCACCGGCGACGAGAACATCGTCGATGCCCAGCTCTTCGTCCAGTATGTGGTGAAAGACCCCTCCCAGTTTCTCTTCCGCGTTCGAAATCCGGAGGCGGTCTTGAAGTCCTCCGCGGAGGTCGCCCTCCGGAGCGTCGTGGGAAGAAATACGATCGACTTCACCATGACCGAGGGCCGGGTGGTCGTTCAGGACGAGATCAAGAAGTACCTTCAGGCCCTTCTCGATGAATACGAGACGGGACTGATGGTGACTGAGGCGAGGCTCCTCGTGGTAGATCCGCCCGAGGAGGTCAAGGATGCCTTTCACGATGTGGTCAGGGCGTGGGAAGACCGGGAGCGATTGGTTCGGGAGGCGGAGGGTTACCGGGAGGACCTCATTCCCAAAGCCAAAGGGGAGGCCGCCCAGATGGTCCAGGCTGGAGAGGCCTATAAGGAACAGCGGGTGATCCGGGCCCAGGGAGATGCGGGCCGATACTTGGATGTCCTCAAGGCCTATCGAAAAGGGAGAGAGGTCACCCGGGAGCGGCTCTATCTGGAAACCCTCGAGAAGATCCTGGCGGGTAAGGAGAAGTATATCCTCCCCCCCGACGGAGGCTCGGTCCTCAAATGGCTTCCGCTCAAAGAAGGGGCTTCCGTCAAAGAGAAGGAAGGAAAAAAGGAGTAG
- the hflC gene encoding protease modulator HflC, translated as MNGRKRMATILLVLITLLLLSGSAFTIDEKEQAIITQFGKYVRTIKEPGLHFKIPFIQKLHLFDKRVLTTDAAAVEYITLDKKRVVVDHISRWKIEDPLEFYRSVRTEAGALARLEDILVARLRQEIAKHTFIGFIREEREKIVEAVARDAHELAKRFGIRVIDVRIKRADLPKEVQASVYARMQAERHRIAKRYRAEGEQRAKEIRAETDKEREIILAKAYQQQMKLIGEGDARATEIYASAYEQDAEFYSFLRRLQAYEKFFEGKTTVLLESDSELLKYFRSPRPSGK; from the coding sequence ATGAATGGAAGGAAACGGATGGCCACGATCCTCCTGGTCTTGATCACCCTTCTCCTCCTTTCCGGCTCCGCCTTCACGATCGACGAGAAGGAACAGGCGATCATCACCCAGTTCGGAAAGTATGTCCGGACGATCAAAGAGCCGGGGTTGCACTTTAAGATCCCCTTCATTCAAAAACTGCACCTCTTCGACAAACGGGTCCTCACCACGGATGCGGCCGCGGTGGAGTATATCACCCTCGACAAGAAAAGGGTGGTCGTCGATCACATCTCGAGGTGGAAGATCGAAGACCCCTTGGAATTCTACCGGAGCGTGAGGACCGAAGCAGGGGCGCTGGCCAGGCTTGAGGATATTCTCGTGGCCCGTTTAAGGCAGGAGATCGCCAAACACACCTTCATCGGGTTTATCCGGGAGGAGAGGGAGAAGATCGTGGAGGCGGTTGCCAGGGATGCCCATGAACTGGCCAAGCGTTTCGGCATAAGGGTCATCGATGTGAGGATCAAGCGGGCCGACCTCCCCAAGGAGGTCCAGGCCAGCGTCTATGCCCGGATGCAGGCGGAACGGCATCGGATCGCCAAGCGTTATCGCGCAGAAGGAGAGCAGCGGGCCAAGGAGATCCGGGCCGAGACCGACAAGGAGCGGGAGATCATCCTCGCCAAGGCCTATCAGCAGCAAATGAAGCTTATCGGGGAAGGCGACGCCCGGGCCACCGAGATCTATGCCTCCGCTTACGAACAGGACGCGGAGTTTTACTCCTTCCTCCGGAGGCTTCAGGCCTACGAAAAGTTCTTCGAGGGAAAGACGACCGTCCTCCTCGAGTCAGATTCCGAACTCCTCAAATACTTCCGAAGCCCCCGCCCCTCGGGCAAATAA
- the mgtE gene encoding magnesium transporter, with product MKFYRLIKPEVQALIEERRWAELKEALKGIAVPDIADLLLDLGKKDRIILFRLLPRPLSSEVFTYLESSHKDALLKEMTDGETRSLLADLSPDDRTEIFEELPGQATQRLLNLLDPEDRKETLKLLGYPEESVGRLMTPDYVAIRPEWTVEEALNHIRTRGKDSETINVVYVVDPSWKLLDDLPLRRLILARPSDPVEQIMDHAFVSISAYEDRERAVRLIQHYDLDVLPVVDSEGILVGIVTVDDVMDVAEEEATEDFQKVAAVAPLKMNYRESSIWSLYRKRVGWLIALVLVNLASSGVIAAYEETLASAIVLAFFIPLLIDSGGNTGSQSATLIVRAIAMGDVKLREWFWAVSREIGVGLLLGLTMGVGAWLLGVFKGGYEIGIVVGLSMASIVVVANLVGVVLPFLLSRLRMDPAVASSPLITSIADAVGLAIYFSIATWVLRTPG from the coding sequence ATGAAATTTTATCGATTGATCAAACCGGAGGTCCAGGCCTTAATCGAAGAGAGAAGATGGGCCGAGTTGAAAGAGGCCCTGAAGGGAATCGCGGTCCCGGATATCGCCGATCTGTTGCTCGATCTGGGAAAGAAGGACCGGATCATCCTCTTCCGCCTCTTGCCCAGGCCATTATCTTCCGAGGTATTTACCTATTTGGAGTCGAGCCACAAGGATGCCCTCCTCAAGGAGATGACGGACGGGGAGACCCGCTCTCTTCTGGCCGATCTCAGCCCGGATGACCGCACCGAGATCTTCGAGGAGCTCCCGGGACAGGCCACCCAGAGATTGCTCAACCTCCTCGATCCCGAGGACCGGAAAGAGACCCTGAAACTGCTTGGCTATCCCGAAGAGAGCGTGGGGAGGCTCATGACCCCGGACTACGTGGCCATCCGCCCCGAGTGGACGGTGGAGGAGGCCCTCAACCATATTCGGACGAGGGGGAAGGACAGCGAGACGATCAATGTCGTCTACGTGGTCGATCCCTCCTGGAAACTGTTGGATGACCTTCCCCTTCGACGCTTGATCCTTGCCAGGCCGTCCGATCCGGTTGAACAGATCATGGATCATGCCTTCGTCAGCATCTCCGCCTACGAAGACCGGGAGAGGGCGGTCCGGCTCATCCAGCACTACGACCTCGACGTCCTTCCGGTCGTCGATTCGGAGGGGATCCTGGTCGGCATCGTGACGGTCGATGACGTCATGGACGTGGCCGAGGAGGAGGCGACCGAGGACTTTCAGAAGGTGGCCGCCGTTGCCCCGTTGAAGATGAACTATCGGGAATCGAGCATCTGGTCTCTTTACCGGAAACGGGTCGGGTGGCTCATCGCCCTGGTGCTGGTCAACCTGGCCTCCTCGGGGGTGATCGCGGCCTACGAGGAGACCCTGGCCTCGGCGATCGTCCTGGCCTTCTTCATCCCCCTCCTGATCGACAGCGGTGGGAATACGGGCAGCCAGTCGGCAACCTTGATCGTCCGGGCCATCGCGATGGGCGATGTCAAACTGCGGGAGTGGTTCTGGGCCGTCAGCCGGGAGATCGGGGTGGGCCTCCTCCTCGGGTTGACGATGGGCGTGGGGGCTTGGTTGCTCGGGGTCTTCAAGGGAGGATACGAGATCGGGATCGTCGTTGGATTATCCATGGCCTCGATCGTGGTGGTCGCCAACCTGGTCGGGGTCGTCCTCCCCTTTCTGCTGAGTCGACTTCGAATGGACCCCGCGGTGGCCAGCAGCCCCCTGATCACCTCCATCGCTGACGCCGTCGGTTTAGCGATCTATTTCTCCATTGCCACCTGGGTGCTTCGCACCCCCGGATGA
- a CDS encoding cation-translocating P-type ATPase, translated as MEAEQVLQHLETNLEQGLSEGEVQRRLRRYGFNELRREERISPLSLFFRQFKNPLLIILMVAIGLSGLVGEAVDAAIIAVILLFCVLLGFIQEYRADRALEALKRMLTPTITVRREGREKEVTIRELVPGDLLVLEAGDRIPADGRIVENHFLRCDEAALTGESIPVEKEIAPLPEGVRAGDRRNMVFAGTSVTFGRGMAVVTSTGMETELGRIAGQVTSVRAEKTPLERRTEEIGKWLGIGALSVCFLVAAFSILREALTGRVDFPFLVRMAMFTVALAVAAVPEALSAIVTGALAIGMRQMAKKNALIRKMPAVETLGCTTVICTDKTGTLTRGEMTVRRIWAGGRWVEVSGSGYAPQGEMRGSGLLHPEDLPGLRLLLLGGLLCNDSSLEAEEGRWTIKGDPTEGALVVAAVKAGMRQEETRRENPRIEEIPFSSERKRMTTIHQMKDGRRLAFMKGAPEEVLAKCERWMVEGELRPLGEAERAEILKANEEMARDALRVLGFAYKECLEGAGCEIESVEAGMVFLGLAGMIDPPREEAVEAIRVCQQVGIKPVMITGDHRITALAIAKEMGIYREGDSILTGEELERISEEELTERVDRITVYARVSPLDKLKIVKAWKRRGEVVAMTGDGVNDAPALKQADIGVAMGITGTEITKESADMILTDDNFATIVTAIERGRWIYDNIKKYLIYLLESNVVEVTFVGGMVILLGPEYLPILPAAILYINLATDGLPALALGVSPPDPDIMQRPPRDPKESVFTWDVKAFVLMILVVEIPILSFLFLRELSDLTHGRTLIFFFFVITELVIALHLRSTKYSVFTVPPHRWLWIALAWEIVLLLAILQFPRLLATFGIDKPSLEDLWIIFGACAVLTIGMEVVKGLVRRRASFFRKGDSLG; from the coding sequence ATGGAGGCAGAGCAGGTTCTTCAGCATCTCGAGACGAACCTCGAGCAGGGGCTGAGCGAGGGAGAGGTTCAGAGGCGCCTCCGGAGATATGGCTTCAATGAATTGAGAAGGGAAGAACGGATCTCTCCCCTTTCCCTCTTCTTCCGCCAGTTCAAAAACCCCCTTCTGATCATCCTCATGGTGGCCATCGGGCTTTCCGGCCTGGTGGGAGAGGCGGTCGATGCGGCCATCATCGCTGTCATCCTCCTCTTCTGCGTCCTCCTCGGCTTCATTCAGGAGTACCGGGCCGATCGGGCCCTGGAGGCCTTGAAGAGGATGCTCACCCCGACGATCACCGTGAGAAGGGAGGGCAGAGAGAAGGAGGTCACGATCAGGGAGTTGGTCCCGGGAGATCTTCTGGTCCTGGAGGCAGGAGACCGGATCCCGGCGGACGGAAGGATCGTGGAGAACCACTTCCTGAGATGCGACGAGGCCGCTCTGACCGGCGAGTCCATTCCCGTCGAAAAGGAGATTGCTCCCTTGCCCGAAGGGGTGAGGGCTGGCGATCGGAGGAACATGGTCTTTGCGGGCACCAGCGTCACCTTCGGAAGGGGGATGGCCGTCGTCACCTCCACCGGGATGGAGACCGAATTGGGAAGGATCGCCGGACAGGTGACCTCGGTCAGGGCGGAGAAGACGCCACTCGAGCGAAGGACGGAGGAGATCGGAAAGTGGCTCGGAATCGGCGCCCTTTCGGTCTGTTTTTTAGTGGCCGCCTTCAGCATCCTCCGGGAGGCCCTCACCGGAAGGGTCGATTTCCCCTTCCTCGTCCGGATGGCGATGTTCACCGTGGCCTTGGCCGTGGCCGCGGTCCCAGAAGCCCTCTCCGCCATCGTGACCGGCGCCCTGGCGATCGGAATGCGGCAGATGGCCAAGAAGAATGCTCTGATCCGTAAGATGCCCGCGGTCGAGACCCTGGGCTGCACCACGGTGATCTGCACGGATAAGACCGGCACCCTCACCAGAGGCGAGATGACGGTGCGGAGGATATGGGCCGGAGGCCGTTGGGTGGAGGTTTCGGGCTCGGGTTATGCGCCGCAGGGAGAGATGAGAGGGTCGGGCCTTCTCCATCCGGAAGACCTTCCCGGCCTCCGGCTCCTCCTCCTGGGAGGGTTGCTCTGCAATGACTCCTCTTTGGAGGCCGAGGAGGGGAGATGGACCATCAAGGGCGATCCCACGGAAGGGGCCCTGGTGGTGGCAGCGGTCAAGGCGGGGATGCGCCAGGAAGAGACGAGGCGCGAGAACCCGAGGATCGAGGAGATCCCCTTCAGCTCCGAAAGGAAGAGGATGACGACCATCCACCAGATGAAAGACGGCCGAAGGCTCGCCTTCATGAAAGGGGCTCCCGAAGAGGTTCTGGCCAAGTGTGAACGGTGGATGGTGGAAGGGGAGCTCCGACCCCTGGGAGAGGCCGAGAGGGCGGAGATCCTCAAGGCGAACGAGGAGATGGCCCGGGATGCCTTAAGGGTCCTCGGGTTCGCTTACAAGGAGTGTCTGGAAGGAGCCGGATGTGAAATCGAATCGGTCGAGGCCGGGATGGTCTTCCTCGGGCTGGCAGGCATGATCGACCCGCCCAGGGAGGAGGCGGTCGAGGCGATCCGGGTCTGTCAACAGGTGGGCATCAAGCCGGTGATGATCACGGGCGACCACAGGATCACGGCCCTCGCCATCGCCAAGGAGATGGGGATTTACCGCGAAGGCGATTCGATCCTGACAGGCGAGGAGCTGGAGCGGATCTCGGAGGAGGAACTCACCGAGAGGGTCGATCGCATCACGGTCTACGCCCGGGTCTCCCCTTTGGACAAACTGAAGATCGTCAAGGCCTGGAAACGGAGGGGGGAGGTCGTCGCCATGACGGGCGATGGTGTCAACGATGCGCCCGCCCTGAAACAGGCCGACATCGGGGTGGCCATGGGGATCACGGGCACGGAGATCACCAAAGAGTCAGCCGACATGATCCTGACAGACGATAATTTTGCGACGATCGTGACGGCCATCGAACGGGGACGATGGATCTACGACAATATCAAGAAGTATCTGATCTACCTCCTCGAGAGCAATGTGGTGGAGGTGACCTTTGTGGGCGGGATGGTGATCCTGCTCGGACCGGAATATCTTCCGATCCTTCCTGCGGCGATCCTATACATCAATCTGGCCACCGATGGGCTGCCGGCCCTTGCCCTCGGGGTGAGTCCCCCCGACCCAGACATCATGCAGAGACCCCCTCGGGACCCCAAAGAGAGCGTCTTCACTTGGGACGTGAAGGCCTTCGTCCTGATGATCCTCGTCGTCGAGATCCCGATCCTCTCGTTTCTCTTCCTGAGGGAGCTTTCCGATCTGACCCACGGGAGGACGTTGATCTTTTTCTTCTTCGTCATCACGGAGCTGGTCATCGCCCTCCATCTCCGTTCCACCAAATATAGCGTCTTCACCGTGCCCCCGCACCGATGGCTCTGGATCGCCCTGGCCTGGGAGATCGTTCTCCTTTTGGCCATCCTCCAATTCCCCCGGTTGCTGGCCACCTTCGGGATCGACAAGCCCTCCCTCGAGGACCTCTGGATCATTTTTGGCGCTTGCGCGGTGCTCACGATCGGGATGGAGGTGGTCAAAGGCCTGGTGAGGAGAAGAGCCTCCTTCTTTAGGAAGGGGGATTCACTGGGCTAA
- a CDS encoding 6-phosphofructokinase — protein sequence MKRIAVLTSGGDAPGMNAAIRAVVRTGIGHGMEVYGIERGFAGLIAGRARRLGPRDVSNILQHGGTVLGSSRSPEFKTEEGIGKALAFLRQMGIEGLVVIGGNGSQTGAHALSLKGFPVVGVASTIDNDLYGSEITIGVDTALNIALEAIDRLKVTASSHQRAILVEVMGRDCGYLALMTGIAGGAEAIILPEVETAPEAVARELREAYQRGKSHALIVVAEGAYYNARRLAQYFQEHPEHGFELRSTILGYVQRGGTPTAFDRLLGTRLGSAAADTLARGECGVLVGLQEGKITLTSLGDVASKRKPLDLELLKMARILAQ from the coding sequence ATGAAACGAATCGCAGTCCTGACCAGTGGAGGAGATGCGCCCGGCATGAACGCGGCGATCCGGGCCGTGGTTCGAACCGGCATCGGCCATGGCATGGAGGTCTATGGGATCGAGAGGGGCTTTGCGGGATTGATCGCGGGCAGGGCAAGGCGGCTCGGGCCCAGGGACGTGAGCAACATCCTCCAGCACGGAGGCACGGTCCTCGGAAGCTCCCGATCCCCCGAGTTCAAGACCGAAGAGGGGATCGGGAAGGCCCTCGCCTTCCTCCGCCAGATGGGGATCGAAGGCCTGGTGGTGATCGGAGGAAACGGGTCCCAGACAGGCGCCCATGCCCTCTCCCTCAAGGGCTTTCCGGTGGTCGGCGTGGCCTCCACCATCGACAACGACCTCTACGGGTCGGAGATCACGATCGGGGTCGACACCGCCCTCAACATCGCCCTCGAGGCCATCGATCGGCTCAAGGTGACTGCCTCCTCCCACCAGAGGGCGATCCTCGTGGAGGTGATGGGAAGGGATTGTGGCTATCTGGCCCTGATGACCGGGATCGCAGGCGGCGCCGAGGCCATCATCCTCCCGGAGGTCGAGACCGCACCAGAGGCGGTGGCAAGGGAGCTGAGAGAGGCCTACCAACGGGGAAAGTCCCACGCCCTCATCGTCGTGGCCGAGGGCGCCTACTATAACGCCCGGAGGCTCGCCCAATATTTTCAGGAGCATCCCGAACACGGCTTCGAGCTGCGAAGCACCATCCTGGGCTATGTCCAACGGGGCGGAACGCCCACCGCCTTCGATCGCCTCCTCGGAACCCGCCTCGGTTCGGCAGCCGCCGATACCCTGGCCCGAGGGGAGTGCGGGGTGCTCGTGGGCCTCCAGGAAGGGAAAATCACCCTCACCTCGCTCGGCGACGTGGCCTCGAAGAGGAAGCCCCTCGACCTCGAGCTCTTGAAGATGGCCAGGATATTAGCCCAGTGA